From one Leptospira noumeaensis genomic stretch:
- the scpB gene encoding SMC-Scp complex subunit ScpB has product MEERTYTKGLLEALLFLSSDPIKLSALAKSAGIEKTEARELLDELILDYQEKEGGFLLREIAGGYQFITNQKYSEILAHIFKDKKRETLSRGTLDTLAIIAYKQPITLTELDEIRGVSSRAMVASLMSKKLVKAVGQKEVPGRPTLYGTTNEFLLHFGLSKLTDLPTPVEVKELKFDEFTPESIIVTDETEMNPDFDTSTLPEELQEEA; this is encoded by the coding sequence TTGGAAGAAAGAACTTATACCAAGGGCCTTCTTGAGGCGCTTCTTTTTTTATCTTCAGATCCAATCAAATTGTCTGCCCTTGCCAAATCTGCTGGGATCGAAAAAACAGAAGCTCGGGAACTCCTTGATGAACTCATCCTCGATTACCAAGAAAAAGAAGGCGGATTTTTACTGAGAGAAATCGCCGGTGGTTACCAATTCATCACCAACCAAAAATACAGTGAAATCTTGGCTCATATCTTTAAAGATAAAAAAAGAGAAACCCTTTCTCGTGGAACCTTGGACACTCTTGCCATCATTGCTTACAAACAACCCATCACCCTGACAGAGTTAGATGAAATCCGCGGTGTGTCTTCGCGTGCTATGGTTGCGAGCCTCATGTCTAAAAAATTGGTAAAAGCCGTGGGCCAAAAAGAAGTTCCAGGAAGACCTACTTTGTATGGAACAACCAACGAATTCTTGTTACACTTTGGGCTTAGCAAACTTACTGATCTTCCTACACCTGTAGAAGTGAAAGAACTTAAGTTTGATGAATTCACACCAGAGTCTATCATTGTGACTGATGAAACAGAAATGAATCCTGATTTTGATACAAGCACACTACCGGAAGAATTACAAGAAGAGGCCTGA
- a CDS encoding protein-glutamate methylesterase/protein-glutamine glutaminase — MNKKPTVVIVDDSLLVRNILSDVLTKKDEVQVIATGKTGMDCIDLAGKLKPDFIVLDIEMPIMDGLTALAEIKKLKLPTHVIMLSVLTQHGADATFKALELGAVDFIPKPSSGNQFSPEDVAAVLSAKIKGFSDSKLPILESLVRPERTERQLNKSFQKPIKVDAIGIGTSTGGPKALQTVFASIPEDFAKPIFVVQHMPAGFTKAFADRLNSLSKIQVKEAEQGDLVQSGTAYIAPGDYQMKVITKGKDRFIELAHTGQVNGHRPSIEVLFDSLVETYGGDHLLSMIMTGMGKDGSQSITNIHAKGGITLAQNEATSVVYGMNRVAVELGGIDFVLPVEELVPKMIELLKSRGN, encoded by the coding sequence ATGAATAAAAAACCAACTGTTGTTATCGTAGACGACTCACTCCTTGTGAGGAATATCTTAAGTGATGTCCTCACCAAAAAAGATGAGGTTCAGGTCATTGCCACCGGGAAAACCGGAATGGATTGTATTGATCTAGCAGGTAAGTTAAAACCAGATTTTATCGTACTCGACATTGAGATGCCAATTATGGATGGTCTCACTGCTCTCGCAGAAATTAAAAAATTAAAACTTCCCACACATGTGATTATGCTTTCGGTTCTGACTCAACACGGGGCAGACGCCACTTTTAAAGCCTTGGAACTTGGGGCAGTTGACTTCATTCCTAAACCATCTAGTGGAAATCAGTTCTCTCCAGAGGATGTAGCTGCGGTATTGTCCGCAAAAATCAAAGGATTTTCTGATTCTAAACTTCCTATTTTGGAATCTCTTGTCAGGCCGGAGAGAACCGAACGCCAATTAAATAAAAGTTTTCAAAAACCGATCAAAGTAGACGCTATCGGAATAGGGACCTCAACGGGAGGACCTAAGGCCTTACAAACAGTGTTTGCGAGTATTCCTGAAGACTTTGCAAAACCTATCTTTGTGGTTCAACATATGCCAGCGGGATTTACCAAGGCATTTGCAGATAGGTTAAATTCCTTGTCGAAGATACAAGTTAAGGAAGCAGAACAAGGTGACTTAGTGCAATCGGGAACTGCATACATTGCACCTGGTGATTACCAAATGAAAGTGATCACAAAAGGAAAAGATCGTTTCATTGAACTTGCCCATACGGGACAGGTGAATGGACACAGGCCTTCTATTGAAGTATTGTTTGATAGTTTGGTGGAAACATACGGTGGAGACCATCTTTTATCCATGATCATGACTGGTATGGGAAAAGATGGATCACAGTCAATCACCAACATTCACGCCAAAGGTGGTATTACTCTGGCGCAGAATGAAGCAACATCGGTAGTTTACGGAATGAACCGAGTTGCTGTAGAATTGGGAGGCATTGATTTTGTCCTTCCGGTGGAAGAATTAGTACCAAAGATGATTGAATTATTAAAGTCGAGAGGGAATTAA
- a CDS encoding segregation and condensation protein A, with protein MSRTPEFIVRWQNQDGGLTEGPLTVLWSLIDSYKVDIFEVSLSRITSDFIQFLRTSQSLSIELTSEFAVMASHLVYLKSKALLPDPGFEEEDYDPPLPKELVDKLLEHKKFQMAGQRLAELDRLTAGMFTRETNQVLDETEVWLDVSLVDLISAFNSILEQESSNEIEDLLPIYEGVAQYSVEDKMAYIQSLLEKTGEIHFMDLFETEKPEKKEIVAAFLAVLEVVKIRVCKVLQHAVFGEIKIVKV; from the coding sequence GTGTCTAGGACCCCGGAGTTTATCGTCCGGTGGCAAAACCAGGACGGAGGACTGACAGAAGGACCTTTAACGGTTTTATGGTCTCTGATTGATAGTTATAAGGTTGATATTTTTGAAGTCTCCCTTTCGCGTATCACATCCGATTTCATTCAATTTTTGAGAACCAGTCAGTCCTTATCGATTGAGTTAACTTCTGAGTTTGCTGTAATGGCATCTCATTTGGTGTATTTAAAATCCAAAGCCTTATTGCCGGATCCCGGTTTTGAGGAAGAGGATTATGACCCGCCTCTACCCAAAGAACTCGTAGATAAATTACTCGAACACAAAAAGTTCCAAATGGCAGGACAACGTCTGGCGGAACTGGACAGACTGACCGCTGGAATGTTCACCAGAGAAACCAACCAAGTTTTGGATGAAACAGAAGTTTGGTTGGATGTGAGCCTTGTTGATTTAATTTCTGCCTTCAATTCGATTCTGGAACAAGAGTCTTCCAATGAAATCGAAGACCTTCTTCCTATCTACGAAGGTGTGGCCCAATACTCCGTAGAAGACAAAATGGCCTATATACAAAGTCTTTTGGAAAAAACCGGGGAAATCCACTTTATGGATTTGTTCGAAACAGAAAAACCGGAAAAAAAAGAAATCGTCGCTGCCTTCCTTGCCGTATTAGAAGTTGTTAAAATCCGAGTTTGCAAAGTCCTCCAACATGCAGTTTTCGGTGAAATCAAAATAGTCAAGGTTTAG
- a CDS encoding response regulator, producing MARILVVDDAKFMRTLVKDALVGAGHEIVGEAENGNIAVEQYKNLKPDLVTMDITMREKDGIEATKEIIKFDASAKIIMVTALGQEDLLAKAIKMGVKDFVVKPFPPERLQQAAAKALGL from the coding sequence ATGGCAAGAATTTTGGTTGTAGATGATGCAAAATTCATGAGAACGCTCGTAAAAGATGCGTTAGTTGGTGCGGGTCACGAGATCGTAGGTGAAGCTGAGAACGGTAATATTGCGGTAGAACAATACAAAAACCTCAAACCGGATTTGGTAACTATGGACATTACCATGCGTGAAAAAGATGGAATCGAGGCTACAAAAGAGATTATCAAATTTGATGCTTCTGCTAAGATCATTATGGTAACGGCTCTTGGTCAGGAAGATTTACTGGCAAAAGCAATTAAAATGGGTGTGAAGGATTTTGTTGTAAAACCTTTCCCTCCAGAAAGATTGCAACAAGCAGCAGCAAAAGCACTAGGTTTATAA